Below is a genomic region from Methanobrevibacter sp..
TAACAATCATTTCTATGAGTATGCTCGGTGCTTTAATTGCATTTTTATACTTTAACAGATATCCAGCTAAGATTTTTCCGGGAGATACAGGAACATTAATTATTGGGGCTGCAGTGGTTTGTATTGCATTTATTGGTAGGGTGAAATTGATTGCATTTATCGTGCTGATGCCGAATATTATAGATGCTGCTTTAAAATTCTACTCTGCTGGGGTAATGAATCGCCAACAGCAAAAGCCGACACAGTTAAATGATGAAGGAAAACTTGTAAGGCCAGAAGTTGGATTTAAGTCATTAATCAGGTTGGTTTTAAGAAAGCCGATTGCTGAAAAGGATGCTGTTAAAATAATCTGGGCAATTGGAATATTTTTCGGTGCAATTGGTATTATAGTTGCATTGATAATGCCTGGAATGCTTGAAAACCAAACACTGGTTAATTTCCTGCATGTCAAGGAAATGTTCTATCATATATAGGTGATTAGATGAGGCCATATGTAATATTGAATGCTGCAATGACATTGGACGGTAAAATTGCAACCCAAACGGGAAGCTCCAATATATCAGGTAGGGAGGATCTTGAAAGGGTTCATGAGATAAGAAAGGATTGTGATGCTATAATGGTGGGTATCGGAACGGTACTGGCTGATGATCCAAGACTGACAGTTCACAAAATTGATGCAAAACCTGAGGATAATCCTGTAAGGGTTGTTGTTGACAGCAAATGCAGAACTCCGGTTGATGCAAGAATAACTAATGGTGATGCAAAAACTATCATTGCCGGAGCCAATGAATATAAATGGGACTTTAAGGAATCTGATAAATATAAAACTCTAACGGATAAGGGTGTCAAATTCTATTTTTCAGGTGATAAGCGAGTGGACCTTAAAGCATTGATGAGTTATCTGCATGAGGAAGGAATTGAAAAACTGATGCTTGAGGGAGGTTCCACATTAAACTTTTCCATGATTAAGGCAGGACTGATTGATGAGATAAGCATTTGCATAGCTCCGATGGTTGTCGGAGGGGTTAATGCCAAAACATTTTTTGATGGAGATGGTTTTGATTTAATGGATGAAGCAGTTAGATTAGAATTAACTGACTCATACAGTCTCGGTAAAGACTTGATTTTACATTACAAAGTCTTAAATGACTGATTGGTTAATATTTTATACCAAATGAAATCATCGCCTGCATATAAGCTTATCAGTATTGAAGTTAGTGAAATCAATACGAAAATGATGAATACATTCACAGGCATCAAAGCGAAAAACAATACTAATAAAATTATTTCCAATATAATGAATGTTTTTAATGGATTTTTGACTTTTATATAGCTTAAGGCACCTAGAAGTATCGGTGTGAGTATTATAGCCAAAATATAAAGTATTGAATCTATGAGGCCTGTCATGTTGTATATTGGAAGGTTAAGTATATTCACAAACAGATACATTTCAAGCACGGTCAAAAAGAATCCCTGTACTCCTCCGCTGATTGCCTGGGAGAGTGTATGTTTTTTAAGAAGCACTCTGGACCATATTAAAATCGGATATAGTATGGCAAATAATGCTCCAATTGGTCCTAAAAGTAATATCAATGCAGCTACAGGTCCGGATAATCCTGTGGTATGTACACTTATTTTCCATTTTGTTGTAAAAAGCAAAACAACACCAGTATTTATTGAATAACATAAAAGAAGGCATGTTAAAAAGTTATCCAGATGAAATATAAATGATACTAGAAATCCTATGAAATATGATATGATTCCAACAATCAGTGGCATGTATCTGTCTGACCTGTTGGATATGTCCTTGTCTGTGCCTAATTTTTTTGCCCAAAATAAGATAATTGCCATAGGCAATATGGATGCAAAAATTAAAGAAACCAGCTCCAATATAACAAACTTATTAAAATTAAAATTTGCTCCATTAAAAGATAGGATGATACAAATAATTAAAAATAATGGAATGCATATTATCGGAGGATTAGTGAATGTTGAAATGTGTTTTGCTGTCTTTAACCTGTTCATGTTTATATTATATGATTTTATAATATATAATTATGAAAGTCAATGTAAAAAATCATACAATGATGTATCCCGCACCGGCAGTGGTTGCAAGCGCATATGATGAGGACGGAAACGCAGATGCATGCACACTGGCATTTGCAACAATGTGTTCACATCATCCTCCTGCAGTAATGATTGCAATCAACTCAACACTTAAAAGAAAAACCCTGAAAAGCATATTGCAGAGAGAAGAATTTTGTCTGGCTTTTCCAAGTGCTGAACAGGTAGCAGAAGTTGATTATCTTGGAATTGAAACAGGTTACAGACAGGATAAGATTTCAAAAATTAACTACACTCCAATCAAGGCTCAAAAAGTCAATGCACCAATCATCGATGAGTTCAAATTGTCTGTTGAATGTAAGGTTATGCATATTGCAGAAGTGGGATCACACACTCAAATCACCGGTGAAATAGTCAACGTTCAGGCAGATGAAAGTATTGTTGATGATAAAGGTAAAATTATTTTTGAAAAATTGAATCCTTTGGCATATGATGATATTACACATTCATATTTTGAAATGGGTGATAAAATCGCTGATGCATTTAAAGAGGGTTTAAAATTTAGAAAATAATTTAAATGACAAGTAATAAATATATCACTAATTATATTGAGGGGAATTATTTATGAAAATGGAAATTGAATTAACTGATGAACAAGCAGAAAAGATTGAAATCTTAAAAGAAAATGATATTAGTGTTGGTGAAGCTATTGAAATGCTTTTTGAAGTCAATAACACTTTTGTCGAAAATAGAATCATAAAAGCTAATGAAGAAAAAGCAGAACTTGAAGAAAAATTATCAAAAATCTATGAAGAAATCTCATTATTCACCCAATTAAAAGACAGTACTTTAGATACCACTCAAAAACAGAAAATCGTTGAAAAGGAATACGGTACTATTGACAAGACTTTTGATGAGACTGTCCAGGATGCTAAACACAAATTCAAATGGACCCGTCTTTTATAATTTTTTTTACCCTTCCATCACTTTAATTTTTTAATTGTTGCAATGTCAATAGTTGTCAATGCAACAGTTTATATACTATAAG
It encodes:
- a CDS encoding 2,5-diamino-6-(ribosylamino)-4(3H)-pyrimidinone 5'-phosphate reductase, yielding MRPYVILNAAMTLDGKIATQTGSSNISGREDLERVHEIRKDCDAIMVGIGTVLADDPRLTVHKIDAKPEDNPVRVVVDSKCRTPVDARITNGDAKTIIAGANEYKWDFKESDKYKTLTDKGVKFYFSGDKRVDLKALMSYLHEEGIEKLMLEGGSTLNFSMIKAGLIDEISICIAPMVVGGVNAKTFFDGDGFDLMDEAVRLELTDSYSLGKDLILHYKVLND
- a CDS encoding flavin reductase family protein, whose product is MKVNVKNHTMMYPAPAVVASAYDEDGNADACTLAFATMCSHHPPAVMIAINSTLKRKTLKSILQREEFCLAFPSAEQVAEVDYLGIETGYRQDKISKINYTPIKAQKVNAPIIDEFKLSVECKVMHIAEVGSHTQITGEIVNVQADESIVDDKGKIIFEKLNPLAYDDITHSYFEMGDKIADAFKEGLKFRK